The Candidatus Tanganyikabacteria bacterium region TCAGCGTGCCGCTCTCGTCGCGGTTGAACTCCATGAACACCAGGTTCCAGACCTCGAGGAAGCGGCCGCAATCGCAGTCGGGCCCGCATTCGGGGCGCCCGCAGCCGCGCTCCGGGCCGAAGTCGAAGAAGATCTCCGAGCAGGGCCCGCACGGGCCGGTCGGGCCGGCGGCCCAGAAGTTGGAGTCCTCGCCGAGGCGCTTGATGCGGCCCGCCGGCACGCCGACCTTGTCGCGCCAGATGGCCTCGGCCTCGTCGTCGGTGGTGAAGACCGTGATCCACAGTCGATCCGCGGGCATCGCGAGCTCTACCGTGAGGAACTCCCAGGCCCAGGGGATCACCTCGTCCTTGAAGTAGTCGCCGAAGCTGAAGTTGCCGAGCATCTCGAAGAACGTGTGATGGCGCGGCGTGTGCCCGACGTTGTCCAGGTCGGTGGTGCGGAAGCACTTCTGCACGGTGGTGATGCGCGTGGCCGGCGCCGTCTCGAGGCCCATGAAGTAGGGCTTGAACTGCAGCATGCCCGCCGTGGTGAGCAGCACCGTCGGGTCCTTGCGCGGGATCAGCGAGGAGCTGGGGAGGTGCAGGTGCGCCCGCTCCTTGAAGAAGGCCAGGAACTTGTCTCGGAGGTCCGAACCGCGCAGGTTTTTCATGGTTAGATCCTACCAGCAGAAGAGGAGCATGGGTCTTATGGCGAAGCCGCGAGTCCTGGTCCCGGTCATGACCGACTTCGAGGAAATCGAGTTCGTCACCGTCGTGGACGTGCTGCGGCGCGCCGGGATCACCGTCGTGACGGCCGGACTCAGCCCCAACCCCATCGCCGGCGCCCACGGCATCCAGGTGCACGCCGACGCCTCCATCTCGGAGGTGGAGCCCGACGGTTTCGACGCCATCGCCCTGCCAGGGGGCAAGGGCACGCCCATCCTGCGCGAGGATCGGCGCGTGGCGGCGCTGATTCGTTCGTTGCAGGCGAGGGGCCAGGTGGTCGCCGCCATCTGCGCGGCGCCCACCGTCCTCTCGGATCTCGGCCTGCTCAAGGGCCGCAATGCCACCAGCCATCCGTCCAAGCGGTCCGAGATCGCCTGCGGGCGGTACCTCGAGAAGGCGGTCGTCGTGGACGGCCAGGTCCTCACGAGCCGGGGGGCCGGCACGGCGCTGGCCTTCGCGCTGGATCTGGCGGCACGCCTGGTGGGAGTCGAGAAGGCCGAGGAGGTCGCGATGGCCGTCCTCGCCGACTGGGAGCCCGCCGGCGCGGCGCCTGCACGTTAACCCGTAGATTACGTACCCTTAAGAAGCTATTCCCCCGCGGGGTCGGACAATACAGCGGAAGCGCGGCACGTCCCCCGC contains the following coding sequences:
- a CDS encoding DJ-1/PfpI family protein; this encodes MAKPRVLVPVMTDFEEIEFVTVVDVLRRAGITVVTAGLSPNPIAGAHGIQVHADASISEVEPDGFDAIALPGGKGTPILREDRRVAALIRSLQARGQVVAAICAAPTVLSDLGLLKGRNATSHPSKRSEIACGRYLEKAVVVDGQVLTSRGAGTALAFALDLAARLVGVEKAEEVAMAVLADWEPAGAAPAR